The Thermodesulfovibrionia bacterium genome includes a window with the following:
- the ispE gene encoding 4-(cytidine 5'-diphospho)-2-C-methyl-D-erythritol kinase has translation MKAPDLQAFSSSMFTIYAPAKINWFLNVICCRDDGFHEIRSVVQKIALYDKLTFSSSSELAVATDSDIPTEDNLVYKAALLLKQRYNVDAGALISLEKKIPVGAGLGGGSSDAAAALVGLNKLWSLNLSLSELSASAQDLGSDVPLFLHDSISYLEGRGEKVVSYKAIASVYLLIVKPDFNVSTAWAYNNFEPSRPIRVNSCRDSGLTKKADKDDNIRHFISKISKAEVSDIADYLFNDLETVTSKQYPLIAEIKDRLLAHGAAAALMSGSGSAVFGVFDSLAKAEDVSRSFTGFWTAAVKTITD, from the coding sequence TTGAAGGCGCCGGATCTTCAGGCATTCAGTAGTTCGATGTTCACCATTTATGCCCCTGCAAAGATAAATTGGTTTCTGAATGTCATTTGCTGCCGTGATGATGGTTTTCATGAGATACGGAGCGTGGTTCAGAAGATCGCGTTGTATGATAAACTGACTTTTTCATCTTCAAGTGAACTGGCCGTTGCGACTGATTCTGACATCCCCACTGAAGATAATCTTGTTTATAAGGCCGCTCTTCTTCTTAAACAAAGATATAATGTTGACGCAGGAGCGCTTATCAGCCTGGAGAAAAAGATCCCTGTCGGCGCCGGATTAGGCGGGGGCAGCAGTGACGCAGCAGCAGCTCTGGTCGGGTTAAACAAGCTATGGTCCCTTAATCTGTCATTAAGTGAACTATCCGCATCAGCTCAGGATCTTGGTTCGGATGTACCGTTATTTTTGCATGATTCGATCTCCTATCTTGAGGGCAGGGGAGAGAAGGTCGTTTCTTACAAGGCGATTGCTTCGGTTTATCTTTTGATCGTAAAGCCGGATTTTAATGTTTCAACAGCATGGGCTTATAATAATTTTGAGCCTTCAAGGCCTATCAGGGTCAATTCCTGCCGGGATTCCGGGTTGACAAAAAAAGCAGATAAAGACGATAATATCAGGCATTTTATCAGTAAAATCAGCAAGGCTGAAGTATCTGATATTGCAGATTATCTTTTTAATGACCTTGAGACCGTAACTTCCAAACAATATCCTTTGATAGCAGAGATAAAGGATAGGTTGCTGGCACATGGCGCAGCTGCGGCTCTTATGAGCGGAAGCGGGTCTGCTGTCTTCGGGGTCTTTGACTCTCTGGCAAAGGCTGAGGATGTTTCTAGATCCTTTACCGGGTTTTGGACAGCGGCTGTTAAAACAATAACAGACTAA
- a CDS encoding 50S ribosomal protein L25, translating to MEKILLKADERTEKGKGAARSLRRAGQLPAVVYGAGKSIPIKLNRKEMVSLLKAGIAEHALITLELNRDKAKSTEHPVLIKEYQVDPIDSILLHVDFIEISLKDKLKLSVAIIITREPKGIKEGGILELQMREVEIECLPTNIPHGIEVDAEFIEIGHSLHVSDLIPMEGIKIISDPGQVILVVSSPKMEAAAAPAEGEVKEPEVLKAKGKAAEGESKETKK from the coding sequence ATGGAGAAGATTTTATTAAAGGCAGATGAAAGAACAGAGAAGGGCAAGGGCGCTGCCAGGAGTCTGCGCAGGGCAGGACAGCTGCCGGCGGTTGTATATGGTGCCGGCAAGTCGATCCCGATAAAGCTGAATAGAAAAGAGATGGTCAGTCTTTTAAAAGCAGGGATTGCCGAACACGCTCTTATAACTCTTGAGCTTAACAGGGATAAGGCGAAGTCCACAGAGCATCCCGTGCTCATAAAGGAGTACCAGGTTGACCCGATAGACAGCATCCTGCTGCATGTTGACTTTATTGAGATATCGCTCAAGGATAAGCTCAAGCTATCTGTTGCTATCATTATTACCAGGGAACCCAAGGGTATTAAAGAGGGAGGTATTCTTGAACTGCAGATGAGAGAGGTTGAGATCGAGTGTCTTCCTACCAATATACCGCATGGTATTGAGGTTGACGCGGAGTTTATAGAAATAGGGCATTCTCTCCATGTAAGCGATTTGATCCCTATGGAAGGGATAAAGATAATTTCTGACCCTGGACAAGTTATCCTTGTTGTCAGCTCGCCAAAGATGGAGGCTGCAGCCGCACCTGCTGAAGGAGAGGTTAAAGAGCCTGAAGTGCTGAAAGCCAAAGGCAAGGCAGCAGAGGGAGAATCAAAGGAAACTAAAAAGTAA
- the pth gene encoding aminoacyl-tRNA hydrolase codes for MWLVVGLGNPGQEYEETRHNIGFMVVDALAAGSSIKLKYKTEAYLYGRGFIEGKETLLIKPLTFMNRSGRAVMGALARFEEIDNVIVVHDDLDLEKGIVRIKQDGSSGGHKGIGSIIDSLGSKDFLRLRIGIGRPARVPTEEYVLRPFPKSEVKMLTETIDKAVSAVKSVLLNGVSSAQNEFHKD; via the coding sequence ATGTGGCTGGTTGTCGGCCTGGGGAACCCGGGACAGGAGTATGAGGAGACAAGGCACAACATAGGCTTTATGGTTGTAGATGCCTTGGCGGCCGGGTCATCTATAAAATTAAAATACAAGACAGAGGCTTATCTTTATGGAAGAGGCTTTATCGAGGGGAAGGAGACGCTCCTGATAAAGCCTCTTACTTTTATGAACAGAAGCGGCAGGGCTGTAATGGGCGCTCTTGCCAGGTTTGAAGAGATAGATAATGTAATTGTTGTGCATGATGACCTTGACCTTGAGAAAGGTATTGTCAGGATAAAGCAGGACGGATCTTCAGGCGGGCACAAAGGTATCGGGTCTATAATTGATTCATTGGGTTCAAAAGATTTCCTCAGGTTAAGGATAGGAATAGGACGCCCGGCCAGGGTTCCGACAGAAGAGTATGTCCTCAGGCCGTTCCCCAAAAGCGAAGTAAAGATGCTGACTGAGACCATTGATAAAGCTGTAAGCGCTGTTAAGTCGGTGCTTCTTAACGGCGTATCTTCCGCGCAGAACGAATTCCACAAAGATTAA
- a CDS encoding ribose-phosphate pyrophosphokinase: MPDRIKLFSGNANRPLAQEIADVLGISLGEAAVTTFSDGEITVQINENVRGFDVFVVQPTCMPVNHNIMELLLMIDALKRASAKKITAVIPYYGYARQDRKAQPRVPISARVVADLLTSIGVDRVLTIDLHAGQIQGFFSIPVDHLYASPVLSKYLIEKYSSNTVVVSPDAGGVERARSFAKRLNASLAIIDKRREKANVSEVMNVIGDVAGMNAILFDDMIDTAGTITQAALAIKANGAKCVIAACAHAVLSGPALDRINDSVLEEVVVTNTIPMECKVEKCSKLTVLSVAPLLGEAIKRIHEESSVSSLFQ, encoded by the coding sequence ATGCCTGATAGAATTAAATTGTTTTCCGGCAATGCCAACAGGCCTCTTGCTCAGGAGATAGCTGATGTTCTTGGGATTTCGTTAGGCGAGGCGGCTGTCACCACATTCAGTGACGGAGAGATAACGGTTCAGATCAATGAGAATGTTAGAGGCTTTGACGTTTTTGTCGTCCAGCCTACATGTATGCCTGTCAATCATAATATTATGGAGCTGCTTCTGATGATCGACGCGCTGAAGAGGGCTTCGGCAAAGAAGATAACCGCTGTCATCCCTTATTACGGCTACGCGAGACAGGACAGAAAGGCCCAGCCGAGGGTGCCTATCTCAGCAAGGGTGGTAGCTGACCTGCTGACATCGATAGGTGTGGACAGGGTGCTTACGATAGACCTGCACGCGGGGCAGATACAGGGTTTCTTCAGTATCCCGGTTGACCATCTCTATGCTTCACCTGTTCTTTCCAAATACCTGATTGAGAAATACTCCAGCAATACGGTTGTTGTTTCTCCTGATGCTGGCGGTGTTGAACGCGCAAGGTCATTTGCCAAAAGGCTTAACGCCTCACTGGCTATCATTGATAAGCGGCGTGAAAAGGCAAATGTTTCTGAAGTTATGAATGTCATAGGTGATGTGGCAGGAATGAATGCAATTCTTTTTGATGATATGATAGACACAGCCGGAACTATCACACAGGCGGCATTAGCGATAAAGGCAAACGGCGCTAAATGTGTTATTGCGGCTTGCGCGCATGCGGTATTATCCGGCCCCGCCCTGGACAGGATTAATGATTCGGTCCTTGAGGAGGTCGTTGTTACCAATACAATACCTATGGAGTGTAAAGTTGAGAAATGCAGTAAACTGACCGTTCTTTCTGTTGCGCCTTTGCTTGGAGAAGCGATAAAGAGGATACACGAGGAATCGTCGGTCAGTTCACTGTTTCAATAA
- a CDS encoding tetratricopeptide repeat protein has protein sequence MNFFRKYSIFLFILLFASSCAFSQKPVTIVQPEAAPVFSKEAYFYYMLAEDAKLSHNYEEALKFMEQALKEDTDSEYLMTEAGSLYFSLKRIEDAIKISEEALKKNPDYEPALLLLGSLYSSRNDLESAAGVYRRIIKLNPGKTAPYLHLAYIYLNNKNYQEGAKILEEVISIEPGNATAMFWLGSARADMKDYNGAIDILEKAIEISPSFESAYMLLGSLYELSGMIDKAMETYEDAMKMDPYSMELIKKLTMLYLKQEMSDKAISLLEGAVVSNPDTVEIHMILASIFINSRDYKRAAEEITIINSIQPDDEKTIYSLANILILMGKDDEAAEQYKKLIELAPEDPEPYMHLGNLYIKNKDYKSAEEIFKRGLSVVAGNDQLIFYLAIVYEKTGRFDEMIGQLKKTIEINPNHADALNYLGYTYADKGINLDEAEVLIKRAVALEPDSAYIRDSLGWVYYKKGMHEQALIEIKAAAETMKDDPVVLEHLGDVYLKLNDKASSLKAWQRALEFQDKEEGLKERIEKKIKGLEGAGSSGIQ, from the coding sequence ATGAATTTCTTTAGAAAATATTCCATTTTCTTATTTATTCTTCTTTTTGCATCATCATGCGCTTTTTCTCAAAAGCCTGTGACTATTGTGCAGCCTGAAGCGGCTCCTGTATTCTCCAAGGAAGCCTACTTCTACTATATGCTTGCTGAAGATGCAAAGCTGTCGCATAACTATGAAGAGGCTTTAAAGTTTATGGAGCAGGCATTAAAAGAAGACACTGATTCGGAATATCTGATGACTGAGGCAGGGAGTCTCTACTTCAGCCTTAAGAGGATTGAGGATGCAATAAAGATATCTGAAGAGGCGCTTAAAAAAAATCCCGATTATGAACCTGCGCTTTTGCTGCTTGGCAGCCTTTATTCAAGCAGGAATGATCTTGAGTCTGCTGCCGGGGTCTACAGGAGGATTATAAAGCTGAATCCTGGAAAGACAGCCCCTTACCTTCACCTTGCATACATATATTTAAATAACAAAAACTATCAGGAAGGCGCCAAAATACTCGAAGAGGTTATATCTATCGAGCCCGGCAATGCTACGGCTATGTTCTGGCTTGGGAGCGCCCGTGCAGATATGAAGGATTATAATGGAGCAATTGACATACTCGAAAAGGCGATAGAGATAAGCCCGTCTTTTGAGAGCGCATATATGCTGTTGGGCAGCCTCTATGAATTATCCGGGATGATCGATAAGGCTATGGAGACATATGAGGATGCCATGAAAATGGATCCTTACAGCATGGAGTTGATCAAGAAGCTCACTATGTTATATCTGAAACAGGAGATGTCTGATAAGGCGATATCTTTGTTGGAAGGAGCTGTTGTGTCAAATCCTGATACTGTTGAGATCCATATGATCCTGGCAAGTATATTTATTAATTCCAGGGATTACAAGAGGGCTGCGGAAGAGATTACAATAATCAATTCGATTCAGCCTGATGATGAAAAGACAATATATTCTCTTGCCAATATACTCATTTTAATGGGCAAGGATGATGAAGCTGCTGAACAGTACAAGAAACTGATAGAACTTGCCCCTGAGGATCCTGAGCCTTATATGCATCTGGGTAATCTATATATTAAAAACAAGGATTATAAAAGCGCTGAAGAGATATTTAAGAGAGGCCTGTCTGTAGTGGCCGGAAATGATCAGCTGATTTTTTATCTTGCCATTGTATATGAAAAGACGGGACGTTTTGATGAAATGATCGGGCAGCTTAAAAAGACGATAGAGATTAATCCCAATCATGCCGATGCGCTGAATTATCTGGGCTATACTTATGCGGACAAAGGGATAAACCTTGATGAAGCAGAAGTACTGATCAAGAGAGCGGTAGCGCTTGAGCCTGACAGCGCTTACATAAGAGACAGTCTTGGATGGGTATATTACAAGAAAGGTATGCATGAACAAGCTCTCATAGAGATAAAGGCGGCTGCTGAAACTATGAAAGACGACCCTGTTGTGCTGGAACATCTGGGGGATGTTTATTTGAAACTGAACGATAAGGCCTCCTCACTTAAGGCATGGCAAAGGGCGCTTGAGTTTCAAGATAAGGAAGAAGGCCTCAAAGAGAGGATAGAAAAGAAGATCAAAGGGCTTGAAGGCGCCGGATCTTCAGGCATTCAGTAG
- the rfaE1 gene encoding D-glycero-beta-D-manno-heptose-7-phosphate kinase, with translation MKSLFKKFKDTGILIIGDLMVDQYIWGTVKRISPEAPVPVVEVSNENLTLGGAANVARNITSLGGKVFIAGVIGDDDTGKILTRELNKNGINTDGILIDKDRPTTVKTRIIAHNQQVVRFDRESKSGISSSLTSSILEYVKECLPHIKGIIISDYCKGVITKHLIQEIISITRSKVFISADPKVGHFNYYKGVSIITPNLNEASFGSGVDIKDEETLLEAGNVLMKKLQSDAVLITKGDQGMTLFEKNGNVTHIPTFAQEVFDVTGAGDTVIATLTLCRAAGLKLKESAIYANHAAGAVVGEVGTTVATPEDIIKSMKTGDKR, from the coding sequence ATGAAAAGTTTATTCAAGAAATTTAAGGATACCGGCATACTTATCATCGGCGACCTGATGGTAGACCAATACATTTGGGGTACTGTCAAGAGGATATCCCCTGAGGCTCCTGTACCTGTTGTAGAGGTATCCAATGAAAACCTCACTCTGGGCGGGGCTGCAAATGTTGCCCGCAATATCACCTCTCTTGGAGGCAAGGTATTTATCGCAGGCGTTATAGGCGATGATGACACCGGAAAGATACTGACACGCGAGTTAAATAAGAACGGGATAAACACTGACGGCATACTCATTGATAAGGACAGGCCGACAACTGTAAAGACGAGGATCATCGCCCACAACCAACAGGTAGTGCGTTTTGACAGAGAGTCCAAGTCCGGCATCAGCAGTTCATTGACATCATCCATACTTGAATATGTAAAAGAATGCCTGCCTCATATTAAGGGCATTATCATCTCTGATTATTGCAAGGGAGTGATAACAAAACATCTTATCCAGGAAATTATCTCGATCACAAGATCAAAGGTCTTCATATCGGCAGATCCAAAGGTAGGCCACTTTAATTATTACAAGGGAGTAAGCATCATCACGCCGAACCTCAATGAAGCATCATTCGGATCAGGTGTCGATATAAAAGACGAAGAGACGCTGCTCGAAGCAGGCAATGTCCTTATGAAAAAACTACAGAGCGATGCGGTGCTTATCACAAAGGGAGATCAAGGGATGACGCTCTTTGAAAAGAACGGCAATGTTACGCATATCCCGACCTTTGCCCAAGAGGTCTTTGATGTAACAGGAGCAGGAGACACGGTTATAGCTACACTGACCCTCTGCCGCGCAGCAGGGTTAAAGCTGAAAGAATCAGCTATATATGCCAATCATGCCGCAGGCGCCGTAGTCGGCGAGGTGGGAACAACTGTTGCGACACCGGAAGATATAATTAAAAGCATGAAAACAGGAGATAAACGATGA